CCGGGCGGAGGCTATCCAAAGCGGTTTCAACGTTGGCAGGACCGTTGTAGGTACAATGACCACCACTTTATTATTTGCCTATACGGGCGGCTACATAGCTTTATTAATGATTTTTATGGCCCAGGGAACCCCTGTCATGAGCATTTTGAATTTAAAGTACGTGTCCAAGGAAATTATGCATACCATTGTGGGCAGCTTCGGTCTGGTGGCGGTGGCTCCTTTTACCGCTCTAATAGCGGGCACGCTTTTTACCGGGGAAAATTTCACCAAAAACCTGGTGAAAAAAAAAGAATGTGCGAACGCACATGAATAGTTTCTCAAGCTGGCTCCGAAAGTGGGGAAAGGGTGGGGAATAGCAATCCCCACCCTTTGTCTTTATTGATTATGGCTCATTTTCATAGCAACAACCCATCAGTTGGGTTTCGCATTATCGGCCGGATGGAGTGGCCCAAGTGTAATTATAAATTTAATTTTTTAGGGTACCGGTTTGGTATACTTTTAGAGTAGCGAATTCGTTTCCAAAACAGAAGGTATATTTTGAGCAAGGGTGAAGTCATTTTTATTAATACGCTAATATGCTTAGGGAGGGTTTATTAAATGAACTGCAAGGGATGTAAAGATAGAAAATGTTATGTTGAGGGGAAAACCTGCTTTCCGTGGACCGAAGAATTGGAAAAAGCCTATAGCGATCCTGTAAACAAAAAGCTGTTGGCAACGGCTACTGCGCTTGAGGCTAACTTTTATATGCAGTTGACGAGGGTGGAGGAAGTCATTCGGTTCGCTCAAGAAATGGAATACCATACTATTGGTATTGCTCATTGTATTGGATTAGCCAGAGAGGCTGAAGTTATTGCTTCTATCTTTGAGCAGTGGTTTGCTGTGAAAGTGGTTTGTTGCAAGATTTGCGGAAAAGATAAAAAAGAGATGGATCTGTTGCAGATTAATAATGATAAATTTGAAGCTATGTGTAATCCGGTAGGGCAGGCGATGAATTTAAACAAGGAAAAAACAGATCTTAATTTGCTTGTCGGCCTTTGTGTGGGACATGATATTTTATTTATCAAATATTCCGACGCCCCTGTGACTACATTGGTGGTCAAAGACCGCGTATTAGCTCATAACCCGCTGGGGGTAATTTATTCCCGGTATTATTTAAAGAATAAGTTTCATGTTCCCGGCATCATATAGCAAATTCAGTCGGCAAATATAGCTGATAAATAATGGGCTTGCCGCAATTAAACCCCTGCCGCTTTTGGCAAGGTCAAGTATATCAATAGCTGGTTACTCCAATTCGTTATAATGACTAGGATAAAGGTTAAATAAAAGGAGGCTGAAAACGGGGTAGATAACAGCCGTAGCCGCTGCGACTATGCCGGCATCATTTGTAAACAAGGCAACCGCTGCTCCAAATAATCCCGCATAGCAACCGTTTAATATATTGGGAGTATTAATGCGTAAATGCTCTAAAAAATTTAGCCTGAATTTAAACATAAGCAGCATTAAAAATATGGAAGCTACCAATACACCACTCCAGTAGGAATAACGCATTAACCTTAAATCCATTTCCAGCTTTCGCACAATAATGTCCAGCATACTGGTTAAACCGCTTGACTGAATATCCTTAATGGCCCTGCCTACATGGGTTTTAGGCACCCCCAACGAATCGGCGATAGAGATGAAGGCGAGGACGGAAAAAACTGCGGCAATAACAATAAGCAGCTGTTTTTTGCCGGTACGATAACC
This genomic interval from Desulfoscipio sp. XC116 contains the following:
- a CDS encoding YibE/F family protein — its product is MLGSLSGTLLTTILAVLFGNSFKVHGAVLPHSETLLYAGYAHLNLTDILIAVVFIASAGALMDLAIDISAAVYEVVEKNPCISRAEAIQSGFNVGRTVVGTMTTTLLFAYTGGYIALLMIFMAQGTPVMSILNLKYVSKEIMHTIVGSFGLVAVAPFTALIAGTLFTGENFTKNLVKKKECANAHE
- a CDS encoding DUF1847 domain-containing protein, which produces MNCKGCKDRKCYVEGKTCFPWTEELEKAYSDPVNKKLLATATALEANFYMQLTRVEEVIRFAQEMEYHTIGIAHCIGLAREAEVIASIFEQWFAVKVVCCKICGKDKKEMDLLQINNDKFEAMCNPVGQAMNLNKEKTDLNLLVGLCVGHDILFIKYSDAPVTTLVVKDRVLAHNPLGVIYSRYYLKNKFHVPGII